The proteins below come from a single Parazoarcus communis genomic window:
- a CDS encoding CaiB/BaiF CoA transferase family protein — protein sequence MRPLEGITVVTLEHAIAAPFATRQLADLGARVIKVERPGVGDFARGYDERVRGLASHFVWTNRSKESLTLDVKDPEAQTILKRLIVEEADVVVQNLAPGAAARLGLSYADLSALKPEIIVCDISGYGGDGPYRDKKAYDLLIQSESGFLSVTGTEDEPSKAGPSIADISAGMYAFSNILAALLQRQKTGRGQHLDISMLESLVEWTSYPLYYAFDGASPPPRTGASHATIYPYGPFPAGDGKVVMLGLQNEREWAAFCDKVLLRPELAAEARFSSNSKRSAARAELRQIIVDAFASLSSEQVIERLEAAQIANAHVNDMHAVWDHPQLKARKRWREVGTSAGVVPALLPPGSWEECEPRMDPVPALGEHSASILAGLGYPEDRIAALKSAGVI from the coding sequence ATGAGACCGCTTGAAGGCATTACCGTCGTCACCCTGGAGCATGCGATTGCCGCGCCCTTTGCCACCCGCCAGCTGGCGGATCTGGGCGCGCGGGTGATCAAGGTTGAACGTCCCGGCGTGGGCGACTTTGCCCGTGGCTACGACGAGCGCGTGCGCGGGCTGGCATCGCACTTCGTTTGGACCAACCGCTCCAAGGAGAGCCTTACGCTCGACGTCAAGGATCCCGAAGCCCAGACCATCCTCAAGCGCCTGATCGTCGAAGAGGCGGATGTGGTGGTGCAGAATCTCGCGCCCGGCGCGGCGGCTCGGCTCGGTTTGTCCTATGCGGATCTGTCCGCACTCAAGCCGGAGATCATCGTCTGTGACATCTCGGGGTACGGCGGCGACGGCCCGTATCGCGACAAGAAGGCGTATGACCTGCTGATCCAGAGCGAGTCCGGCTTCCTGTCGGTGACCGGAACCGAGGACGAGCCCTCCAAGGCCGGCCCCTCGATTGCCGACATCTCGGCCGGAATGTACGCCTTCAGCAATATTCTTGCCGCACTGCTGCAGCGCCAGAAAACCGGCCGCGGCCAGCACCTCGACATCTCGATGCTCGAGAGCCTGGTCGAGTGGACAAGCTATCCGCTCTATTACGCATTCGACGGCGCGTCGCCCCCGCCACGCACCGGCGCGAGCCATGCCACGATCTACCCCTACGGCCCGTTCCCGGCCGGCGATGGCAAGGTCGTGATGCTGGGTCTGCAGAACGAGCGGGAATGGGCGGCCTTCTGCGACAAGGTTCTGCTGCGTCCCGAGCTCGCCGCGGAAGCGCGTTTCTCCAGCAACTCAAAACGCAGCGCAGCGCGCGCCGAACTGCGCCAGATCATCGTCGATGCCTTCGCCAGCCTGAGCAGCGAGCAGGTGATCGAGCGCCTGGAGGCAGCCCAGATCGCCAATGCCCATGTGAACGACATGCATGCGGTGTGGGATCACCCCCAGCTAAAGGCGCGCAAGCGCTGGCGTGAGGTTGGTACATCGGCAGGCGTCGTGCCGGCGCTGTTGCCGCCAGGATCGTGGGAGGAGTGCGAGCCACGCATGGACCCGGTGCCGGCGCTGGGCGAACACAGCGCATCCATTCTGGCCGGCCTGGGCTACCCGGAAGATCGCATCGCCGCGCTCAAAAGCGCCGGCGTGATCTGA
- a CDS encoding HpcH/HpaI aldolase/citrate lyase family protein: MTLPITYLFVPGNRPERFDKACAAGAGAIVLDLEDAVAPADKALARNAIADWIAAHPEAAARVVVRINDTNSACFADDVALMKALGIVHVMLPKVESPGQVDALVGATGAAVKVLPLIESARGVANVDRIAAAGGVQRLVFGTLDYGVDLDLSGDDLGLIYPSSRIAIASRCADIASPVAGVTPTLDDEARIRADLAFARAFGFGAKLCIHPRQVAVIHAACLPSAEERNWAERVLAAAESGEGAVQLDGKMIDRPVVLKAQAILARSTHG; encoded by the coding sequence ATGACACTCCCGATCACCTACCTGTTCGTTCCGGGCAACCGTCCGGAACGCTTCGACAAGGCCTGTGCCGCAGGGGCTGGCGCCATCGTGCTCGATCTCGAGGACGCCGTGGCCCCGGCGGACAAGGCGCTGGCCCGCAACGCGATCGCCGACTGGATCGCGGCACACCCGGAAGCGGCCGCGCGCGTCGTGGTCCGCATCAACGACACGAACTCGGCCTGCTTTGCCGACGATGTGGCGCTGATGAAAGCGCTCGGCATCGTCCACGTCATGCTGCCCAAGGTCGAGTCTCCGGGGCAGGTGGATGCGCTGGTCGGTGCGACCGGCGCGGCGGTGAAGGTATTGCCGCTGATCGAGTCCGCCCGCGGCGTGGCCAACGTCGACCGCATCGCCGCGGCCGGCGGGGTGCAGCGCCTGGTCTTTGGCACGCTCGACTACGGCGTCGATCTCGACCTTTCAGGCGACGACCTCGGCCTGATCTATCCGTCGTCGCGGATCGCCATCGCTTCTCGCTGCGCCGATATCGCCTCGCCGGTCGCCGGCGTCACACCGACGCTGGACGACGAGGCGCGCATCCGGGCCGATCTGGCCTTCGCGCGGGCCTTCGGCTTCGGCGCCAAGTTGTGCATCCATCCCAGACAGGTGGCGGTGATTCATGCCGCCTGTCTGCCCTCTGCGGAGGAGCGGAACTGGGCCGAGCGCGTGCTGGCCGCTGCCGAGAGCGGCGAGGGGGCCGTTCAGCTTGACGGAAAAATGATTGACCGGCCGGTGGTGCTCAAGGCGCAGGCAATTCTTGCGCGCAGCACCCACGGCTGA
- a CDS encoding class-II fumarase/aspartase family protein, whose translation MGASIIDSQIFGNIFSTDAMRQVWSDRNRTEKYLDIERALAVVQGRLGIIPQEAADEIVSNCDINKIDMDKLREQTERIGYPVLGVVSQLNALCRDKLGEYCHWGATTQDITDTATVMQIREGLEIIDGELKGISDALVSLSKRYRDTPVIGRSNLQQAIPVTFGFKTAAILAGIERHRERLNQLRPRVLMGEFGGACGTLASIETGAMETQAGLMAELGLAQPDIAWHTVRDTIAEVGAFLGLVGGSLGKIAMDVKLMMQHEVAEVYEPFAPGRGSSSTMPQKRNPISSCYIHAAVSVVRQHAAALMDAMIADHERSTGPWEIEWIALPEAFCLLAGALKQTRFVLEGLEVDEGNMRANIDLTKGLVMSEAVMMGLGPYIGREYAHDLVYDLCREAIGTNRPLLDILAEHPEIKVHLDRDALAKLCDPANYLGQAGVMVDKVLARAAAQQS comes from the coding sequence ATGGGCGCCAGCATCATCGACTCACAGATCTTCGGCAACATCTTCAGCACCGACGCCATGCGTCAGGTCTGGTCCGACCGCAACCGCACCGAGAAATACCTCGACATCGAGCGCGCACTGGCGGTCGTGCAGGGCCGCCTCGGCATCATCCCGCAGGAGGCCGCAGACGAGATCGTCAGCAACTGCGACATCAACAAGATCGACATGGACAAGTTGCGCGAGCAGACCGAGCGCATCGGCTACCCGGTGCTCGGCGTCGTGTCGCAGCTCAATGCCCTGTGCCGTGACAAGCTCGGCGAGTACTGCCACTGGGGCGCAACCACCCAGGACATCACCGACACGGCAACGGTGATGCAGATCCGCGAAGGGCTGGAGATCATCGACGGTGAGCTCAAGGGCATTTCCGACGCACTGGTGTCGCTGTCGAAGCGTTACCGCGATACGCCGGTAATCGGTCGCAGCAACCTGCAGCAGGCGATTCCGGTGACCTTCGGTTTCAAGACCGCTGCCATCCTGGCCGGCATCGAGCGTCACCGCGAACGTCTCAACCAGCTGCGTCCGCGCGTGCTGATGGGCGAGTTCGGCGGTGCCTGCGGCACGCTGGCCTCGATCGAGACCGGCGCCATGGAAACCCAGGCGGGCCTGATGGCCGAACTGGGGCTGGCGCAGCCGGACATTGCCTGGCACACCGTGCGCGACACCATCGCAGAAGTCGGCGCCTTCCTCGGTCTGGTCGGCGGCTCGCTGGGCAAGATCGCGATGGACGTGAAGCTGATGATGCAGCACGAGGTCGCCGAGGTGTACGAGCCTTTCGCACCCGGACGCGGCTCCAGCAGCACCATGCCGCAGAAGCGCAACCCGATCTCCAGCTGCTACATCCACGCCGCGGTGTCGGTGGTGCGCCAGCACGCAGCTGCGCTGATGGACGCGATGATCGCCGACCATGAACGCTCGACCGGCCCGTGGGAGATCGAATGGATCGCCTTGCCGGAGGCCTTCTGCCTGCTCGCAGGTGCGCTCAAGCAGACCCGCTTCGTGCTCGAGGGGCTTGAGGTGGACGAGGGCAACATGCGCGCCAACATCGACCTGACCAAGGGCCTGGTGATGTCGGAGGCGGTGATGATGGGCCTCGGTCCCTACATCGGTCGCGAATATGCACACGACCTGGTCTATGACCTGTGCCGTGAAGCGATCGGGACCAACCGTCCGCTGCTCGACATCCTCGCCGAACACCCGGAGATCAAGGTTCACCTCGACCGCGATGCGCTCGCAAAGCTGTGCGATCCGGCGAACTACCTCGGCCAGGCCGGGGTGATGGTGGACAAGGTGCTTGCCCGCGCGGCGGCTCAGCAGTCGTGA
- a CDS encoding LysR family transcriptional regulator: MELRQLRYLLRTVELGSISQAALDLGVAQSAISLQIQKLESELSTRLLQRTSWGVEPTEAGLAFVAHAQLSLRHAEEAAHAAQASRLSGVVSVGLAPTSAGVLGFALIEAMRAQYPDIRIRLVEAMSGHLGQMLNARELDMAVLFDGEHGRRWSVRPLLNERLLLIRSAAEGSSLPCRLVELKDVPLVLPTHRHGLRRVIDTAFSACKVSPMVVAEVDSLYVLMDMVRHGIGATVQPWAALARQPEADARLRWVELADAGLSRPNLLCSLSEDEMSPAVLATRALLVKLVHQLVENGGWRGVELIHLDSR; this comes from the coding sequence ATGGAACTCAGGCAGTTGCGTTACCTGCTGCGCACGGTCGAGCTGGGCAGCATCAGTCAGGCCGCGCTCGATCTCGGCGTTGCGCAGTCCGCCATCAGTCTGCAGATCCAGAAGCTTGAGAGCGAACTGAGCACGCGCCTGCTGCAGCGAACGAGCTGGGGGGTGGAGCCGACCGAGGCCGGGCTGGCCTTCGTCGCCCATGCGCAACTGAGCTTGCGCCATGCCGAAGAGGCTGCACACGCTGCGCAGGCGTCGCGCCTGTCGGGTGTGGTCAGCGTTGGGCTGGCGCCGACGAGCGCAGGGGTGCTCGGTTTTGCGCTCATTGAGGCGATGCGGGCGCAGTACCCGGATATCCGCATCCGCCTGGTTGAAGCCATGTCCGGCCATCTCGGCCAGATGCTCAACGCCCGTGAGCTCGACATGGCCGTGCTGTTCGACGGCGAGCACGGCCGGCGCTGGAGTGTGCGGCCCTTGCTCAACGAGCGTCTGCTTCTGATCCGCAGCGCGGCGGAGGGGTCGTCGCTGCCGTGCCGCCTGGTCGAGCTTAAGGACGTGCCGCTGGTGTTGCCGACGCACCGTCATGGTCTGCGGCGTGTGATCGACACCGCCTTCAGTGCCTGCAAGGTATCGCCGATGGTCGTGGCCGAGGTCGATTCGCTGTATGTGCTGATGGACATGGTGCGCCACGGCATCGGTGCCACCGTGCAGCCGTGGGCGGCGCTTGCGCGTCAGCCCGAAGCGGATGCCCGCCTGCGCTGGGTGGAGCTTGCCGATGCCGGTCTGTCACGGCCCAATCTGCTGTGCAGTCTGTCCGAGGACGAGATGTCGCCTGCGGTGCTCGCGACCCGCGCCCTGCTCGTGAAACTGGTGCACCAGCTGGTCGAGAACGGCGGCTGGCGCGGGGTCGAGCTTATCCATCTCGATTCGAGATAG
- the tcuA gene encoding FAD-dependent tricarballylate dehydrogenase TcuA: protein MTESDSNMVDVLVIGGGNAALCAALVAREAGASVLVLEAAPREWRGGNSAHTRNLRCMHDAPQDVLTDAYPEEEFWEDLLKVTGGITDEKLARLAIRESSRCRDWMRRHGVNFQPSLSGTLHLSRTNAFFMGGGKALMNAYYRSAETLGVRIRYNAPVERLELENGEFRAAWVGKERIAARACVMAAGGFESNREWLREAWGQNADGEWPADNFAIRGTRFNRGVLLKFMINAGADSIGDPSQSHCVAVDARAPQYDGGICTRIDCVSLGIVVNRNAERFYDEGEDFWPKRYAIWGRLVAQQPGQIGFSVIDAKANGRFMPPVFPGETASTLEELARKLGIDEATFVRTVREYNAACRVGSFDHTVLDDCHTEGVEPAKTHWALPIDKPPFRGYALRPGITFTYLGLKVNEASAVQFSGVPSTNLFVAGEMMAGNVLGKGYTAGVGMTIGTAFGRIAGAHAAAAAQKQGVEHAAA, encoded by the coding sequence ATGACTGAATCGGATTCAAACATGGTGGATGTGCTGGTGATCGGTGGCGGCAACGCCGCGCTGTGTGCCGCACTGGTCGCCCGCGAAGCGGGGGCCTCGGTGCTGGTGCTGGAGGCGGCGCCACGCGAATGGCGGGGCGGCAACTCCGCCCACACCCGCAACCTGCGCTGCATGCACGATGCCCCTCAGGATGTGCTGACCGATGCCTATCCGGAAGAAGAGTTCTGGGAGGACTTGCTCAAGGTCACCGGCGGCATCACCGATGAGAAGCTGGCACGGCTGGCAATTCGCGAGTCGTCGCGCTGTCGCGACTGGATGCGCAGGCACGGGGTGAATTTTCAGCCTTCGCTGTCGGGCACGCTGCACCTGTCCCGCACCAATGCCTTCTTCATGGGCGGTGGAAAGGCGCTGATGAATGCCTATTACCGCAGTGCCGAGACCCTGGGCGTGCGGATCCGCTACAACGCGCCGGTCGAGCGTCTCGAACTCGAAAACGGTGAATTCCGCGCGGCCTGGGTTGGCAAGGAACGCATCGCCGCCCGTGCCTGCGTGATGGCCGCCGGTGGTTTCGAGTCCAACCGCGAATGGCTGCGCGAGGCATGGGGACAGAATGCCGACGGCGAGTGGCCGGCGGACAACTTTGCGATTCGCGGCACGCGCTTCAATCGCGGTGTGCTGCTCAAGTTCATGATCAACGCCGGCGCCGACAGCATCGGCGACCCGTCGCAGTCGCACTGTGTGGCGGTCGATGCACGCGCGCCGCAATACGACGGGGGCATCTGCACCCGCATCGACTGCGTCTCGCTGGGCATTGTGGTCAATCGCAACGCCGAGCGCTTCTACGATGAGGGCGAGGATTTCTGGCCCAAGCGCTATGCCATCTGGGGCCGTCTGGTGGCACAGCAGCCGGGGCAGATCGGCTTCTCGGTGATCGATGCCAAGGCCAACGGACGCTTCATGCCGCCGGTGTTTCCGGGCGAGACCGCCAGTACGCTCGAGGAACTGGCGCGCAAGCTCGGCATCGACGAGGCCACTTTCGTGCGCACCGTGCGCGAGTACAACGCCGCCTGCCGTGTTGGCAGCTTCGACCACACCGTGCTCGACGACTGTCACACCGAGGGGGTGGAGCCGGCCAAGACGCACTGGGCGCTGCCCATCGACAAGCCGCCGTTCCGTGGCTACGCGCTCAGGCCCGGCATCACCTTTACCTATCTCGGACTGAAAGTGAATGAGGCGTCGGCCGTGCAATTTTCCGGCGTACCCAGCACCAACCTGTTCGTCGCCGGCGAAATGATGGCCGGCAACGTCCTCGGCAAGGGCTACACCGCCGGTGTCGGCATGACCATCGGAACCGCGTTCGGCCGTATCGCCGGCGCCCACGCTGCAGCGGCAGCGCAGAAGCAAGGAGTTGAACATGCAGCGGCTTGA
- the tcuB gene encoding tricarballylate utilization 4Fe-4S protein TcuB, producing MQRLEALAQEASELAMGRVIPIASAAEQEVGRIMQICNACRYCEGFCAVFPAMTRRLAFEPADVHYLANLCHNCGACLHACQYAPPHEFAVNVPQAMAKVRATTYSDYAWPAGFGKLYRNNGVTVAMALAGGLALFLVLAMVLKGGLFHEPLAGNFYAIFPHNLLAGMFAPVFLFAVLALGIGVARFWREVSPGSASGAAIAETTHDVLRLKYLDGGHGLGCNNENDAFTLMRRRFHHFTFYGFMLCFAATSLATVYHYFFGWEAPYDYTSLPVLLGTVGGIGLLIGPAGLLWLNLKRHPEHGDAAQKPMDRAFIVLLFMVSLTGLVLLAGRETGAMGLLLAVHLGVVMAFFLTMPYGKFGHGFYRSAALLKWAIEKRRPNPVGVGSE from the coding sequence ATGCAGCGGCTTGAAGCACTGGCGCAAGAGGCAAGCGAGCTGGCCATGGGGCGGGTGATCCCGATCGCCAGCGCGGCCGAGCAGGAAGTGGGGCGCATCATGCAGATCTGCAACGCCTGCCGTTACTGTGAAGGGTTCTGTGCGGTGTTTCCGGCCATGACGCGTCGCCTGGCCTTCGAGCCGGCCGATGTGCATTACCTCGCAAACCTGTGCCACAACTGCGGTGCCTGCCTGCATGCCTGCCAGTACGCACCGCCGCACGAGTTTGCGGTAAACGTGCCGCAGGCGATGGCGAAGGTGAGGGCGACGACCTACTCCGACTACGCCTGGCCAGCGGGCTTCGGCAAGCTCTACCGCAACAATGGCGTGACCGTGGCGATGGCGTTGGCGGGTGGTCTGGCGCTGTTCCTCGTGCTGGCAATGGTGCTCAAGGGCGGACTCTTCCATGAACCGCTGGCGGGCAACTTTTACGCCATTTTTCCGCACAACCTGCTGGCGGGCATGTTCGCGCCGGTGTTTCTGTTTGCGGTGCTGGCACTGGGAATCGGGGTTGCGCGCTTCTGGCGGGAAGTGTCGCCCGGCAGCGCAAGCGGCGCCGCGATCGCGGAGACCACGCATGACGTGCTGCGGCTGAAGTATCTGGATGGTGGTCACGGCCTGGGCTGCAACAACGAAAACGACGCCTTCACCCTGATGCGCCGGCGCTTCCACCATTTCACCTTCTACGGCTTCATGCTGTGCTTCGCAGCGACCAGTCTGGCCACGGTGTATCACTACTTCTTCGGCTGGGAAGCGCCCTACGATTACACCAGCTTGCCGGTGCTGCTCGGCACGGTGGGCGGGATCGGCCTGCTGATCGGTCCGGCCGGCTTGTTGTGGCTCAACCTGAAGCGTCATCCCGAGCATGGCGATGCGGCACAGAAGCCGATGGACCGGGCCTTCATCGTGCTCTTGTTCATGGTGAGTCTGACGGGGCTGGTGCTCCTTGCCGGACGCGAAACGGGGGCGATGGGCTTGCTGCTGGCAGTGCATCTTGGTGTGGTGATGGCCTTCTTCCTGACCATGCCCTATGGCAAGTTCGGCCACGGCTTCTACCGCAGCGCTGCGCTGCTGAAGTGGGCGATCGAGAAACGTCGGCCAAACCCGGTCGGCGTGGGTAGCGAGTAA
- a CDS encoding MFS transporter, producing MRTRQDDPPPARTESLRRSSWRALQSPAYRRYFLGQSLSLLGTWIQQVALGWLVYRLTDSTALLGGVAFLSQAPQLLLAPFVGIIIDRADRKRLMVVIQSLMLAQAVALAALTYLDLIQPWVILVAAAVLGVLNSFDAPLRHALAGQLVARREDIPNAIALNALTFNLARFIGPPLAGLLLGLSSEAFCFAVNGLSFVGVILALLSIDSPSERPHAVPFGSALREGFDYVRGSVPVGGLLLQVALLNFLAASYLPMMPAFARDVFNGGPDMLGALLGSAGAGALGASLYLVTRQSVRGLTGTIASANLLAACALCGFALTDAAWLACLLLFLLGFGMIAGNASTNTILQTILPAGLRGRVLALYTAANLGAAAAGGLVAGWVAERAGPETTLLAAGGLLFVVALRFRFGLEHLRVHLRPLYAELGITHVTPTMGRKAAS from the coding sequence ATGCGCACGCGCCAGGATGACCCACCGCCTGCGCGGACGGAATCGCTCCGCAGGTCGTCCTGGCGCGCGCTGCAAAGCCCCGCATATCGTCGCTACTTTCTGGGCCAGTCGCTGTCGCTGCTGGGTACCTGGATCCAGCAGGTTGCGCTGGGCTGGCTGGTGTATCGGCTCACAGACTCCACCGCACTGCTCGGCGGTGTGGCGTTTCTGAGCCAGGCGCCGCAACTCCTGCTCGCACCTTTCGTGGGCATCATCATCGACCGGGCCGACCGCAAGCGGCTGATGGTCGTCATTCAGAGCCTGATGCTGGCACAGGCGGTGGCGCTTGCCGCGCTCACCTACCTCGACCTGATTCAGCCCTGGGTGATCCTGGTCGCCGCGGCGGTTCTCGGGGTGCTCAACAGCTTCGATGCACCCTTGCGCCACGCGCTTGCCGGGCAACTGGTCGCCAGGCGCGAGGATATTCCGAATGCGATTGCGCTCAATGCGCTCACCTTCAACCTTGCCCGCTTCATCGGGCCGCCGCTTGCCGGCCTGTTGCTTGGACTCAGCTCCGAGGCGTTCTGTTTTGCAGTCAATGGCCTGTCCTTCGTCGGCGTGATCCTTGCGCTGCTGAGCATCGACAGCCCCTCCGAGCGTCCGCACGCCGTGCCTTTCGGTTCTGCGCTGCGCGAAGGTTTTGACTACGTGCGCGGTAGCGTGCCGGTGGGCGGTCTGTTGCTGCAGGTCGCCTTGCTCAACTTTCTCGCCGCGAGCTATCTGCCCATGATGCCGGCCTTTGCCCGCGACGTCTTTAATGGCGGGCCGGACATGCTCGGTGCATTGCTGGGCAGCGCCGGGGCGGGGGCGCTCGGGGCATCGCTGTATCTGGTGACGAGGCAGTCGGTTCGCGGTCTCACCGGCACCATCGCGAGTGCAAATCTGCTTGCGGCCTGTGCGCTGTGCGGGTTCGCACTGACCGACGCCGCCTGGCTCGCGTGCCTGCTGCTGTTTCTGCTGGGTTTTGGCATGATTGCCGGCAACGCATCGACGAACACCATCCTGCAGACCATTCTGCCTGCGGGCCTGCGCGGACGGGTGCTGGCACTCTATACCGCAGCCAATCTCGGGGCGGCTGCCGCGGGCGGGCTGGTGGCAGGCTGGGTGGCCGAGCGCGCGGGTCCGGAGACCACGCTGCTCGCAGCCGGCGGATTGCTGTTCGTGGTTGCGCTGCGCTTTCGCTTCGGACTGGAGCACCTGAGGGTTCATCTGCGCCCGCTTTACGCCGAACTCGGCATCACGCATGTCACACCAACGATGGGAAGGAAGGCTGCATCATGA
- a CDS encoding D-2-hydroxyacid dehydrogenase family protein: MIRVTVLDDYQGIVAKLDAVRMLDGVGAELTVLTTHIDDEAALIDALRGTHCLVLIRERSSITAAVIAALPELKLIVQTGRLSGCIDLEACKAHGVVVRDGTGNPIAPAELTWALVLAASRRVVPYAVRLDAGVWQRSEDRIENEQLGRSLHGRTLGVWAHGKIGSRVAAFGKAFGMKVVVHGREGSRASAEQAGHTFMADRRAFFACADVLSLHLRLNDDTRHIVTLEDLMAMPRGSLLVNTSRAELIAPGVLLAALATGRPAQAALDVFEDEPSGASLYAGHPQVLATPHLGFVERDTYESYFGEAFAHVRRFIQG, translated from the coding sequence ATGATCAGGGTCACCGTACTTGACGACTACCAGGGCATCGTCGCGAAACTCGATGCGGTCCGGATGCTCGATGGCGTCGGCGCCGAGCTCACTGTGCTGACGACGCATATCGACGACGAGGCCGCGCTCATCGACGCCTTGCGCGGCACGCACTGTCTGGTGCTGATACGCGAACGCAGTTCGATTACCGCTGCGGTGATCGCGGCCTTGCCTGAACTCAAGCTCATCGTGCAGACCGGCAGGCTGTCCGGCTGCATCGATCTCGAAGCGTGCAAGGCGCATGGCGTGGTGGTGAGGGATGGCACCGGCAACCCGATTGCACCGGCCGAGCTTACCTGGGCACTTGTCCTGGCTGCATCGCGCCGCGTTGTTCCGTACGCCGTCCGGCTTGATGCGGGTGTCTGGCAGCGCAGCGAAGACCGCATCGAGAATGAACAGCTCGGGCGTTCGCTGCATGGACGAACGCTCGGTGTGTGGGCGCACGGCAAGATCGGCTCCAGGGTCGCGGCTTTCGGCAAGGCCTTCGGCATGAAGGTGGTGGTGCATGGTCGTGAGGGTTCGCGGGCCTCGGCCGAGCAGGCCGGTCATACCTTCATGGCGGATCGCCGCGCATTCTTCGCCTGCGCCGATGTGCTGAGCCTGCACCTTCGTCTCAACGACGACACCCGCCATATCGTCACCCTAGAAGACCTGATGGCGATGCCGCGTGGCAGTCTGCTGGTCAATACCAGCCGCGCCGAGCTGATCGCGCCAGGCGTTCTGCTGGCCGCGCTGGCCACCGGCCGGCCGGCGCAGGCGGCGCTCGACGTGTTCGAAGACGAGCCGTCGGGCGCAAGCCTGTACGCAGGACACCCACAGGTCCTCGCAACACCACACCTTGGCTTTGTCGAACGCGACACCTACGAGTCCTACTTCGGCGAAGCCTTTGCGCACGTGCGGCGATTTATCCAGGGCTGA
- a CDS encoding 4-oxalomesaconate tautomerase: MLKTIRCTLMRGGTSKGPYFQAHDLPAEPAERDRVLLAAMGSPHIRQVDGIGGGDTLSSKAVVVSPSSREGIDIEYLFAQVSVDQSTVDTMPNCGNMLAGVGPYAIENGLVKAGDPVTTLRILNRNTGKVVEAIVQTPGGKVSYEGDTRIDGVPGSGAPIVLNFLDAAGAKTGRLFPTGNRIDVVDGIAVTCIDFASPLVFVAAESLGRTGHESKQVLDADTDLKARLERIRLEIGRRAGLGDVSASVLPKIALVATPERDGSITSRYFTPWTCHSAFAVTGALCLAAACSIEGTVPAAYARRNAADPNLITIEHPAGGLSIRMGPAADSTPENPVFAVAGLVRTARPLFIGVVHVPMTAAGLAA; encoded by the coding sequence ATGCTGAAGACGATTCGTTGCACCCTGATGCGCGGAGGTACCTCTAAGGGGCCGTATTTCCAGGCCCATGATTTGCCGGCAGAACCTGCGGAGCGCGACCGCGTGCTGCTGGCTGCAATGGGCTCGCCCCATATCCGGCAGGTCGATGGCATCGGTGGTGGGGATACCCTGAGCAGCAAGGCGGTGGTGGTGAGCCCGTCCTCACGCGAGGGCATCGACATCGAGTACCTTTTTGCGCAGGTCTCGGTCGATCAGTCCACCGTGGACACCATGCCCAACTGCGGCAACATGCTTGCAGGCGTCGGCCCCTACGCCATCGAGAACGGGCTGGTGAAGGCGGGTGATCCGGTTACCACGCTGCGCATTCTCAATCGCAACACGGGCAAGGTGGTCGAGGCCATCGTGCAGACGCCAGGCGGAAAAGTGAGCTACGAAGGCGACACCCGCATCGACGGTGTGCCCGGCAGCGGAGCGCCGATCGTCCTCAACTTTCTCGATGCGGCGGGCGCCAAGACCGGCAGGCTGTTCCCGACCGGAAACCGGATCGACGTGGTCGACGGCATTGCGGTGACCTGCATCGACTTCGCGTCGCCGCTGGTGTTCGTGGCGGCGGAATCGCTTGGCCGGACCGGCCATGAGTCGAAGCAGGTGCTCGACGCCGATACCGACCTGAAAGCCCGCCTGGAGAGGATCCGGCTTGAAATCGGCCGGCGCGCGGGGTTGGGCGACGTGAGCGCTTCGGTGCTGCCCAAGATCGCGCTGGTCGCCACGCCGGAGCGCGACGGCAGTATTACCTCACGCTACTTCACACCGTGGACCTGCCACTCGGCCTTCGCGGTGACGGGCGCGCTGTGCCTTGCGGCCGCATGCAGTATCGAGGGCACCGTGCCCGCCGCTTACGCACGACGCAATGCAGCCGATCCGAACCTCATTACCATCGAGCATCCCGCAGGCGGGCTCAGCATCCGCATGGGACCGGCGGCGGATTCAACGCCGGAGAACCCGGTGTTTGCCGTTGCGGGCCTCGTTCGCACTGCACGGCCCCTGTTCATTGGCGTCGTGCATGTGCCGATGACCGCAGCCGGGCTTGCTGCCTGA